The following coding sequences are from one Dermacentor silvarum isolate Dsil-2018 chromosome 4, BIME_Dsil_1.4, whole genome shotgun sequence window:
- the LOC119448152 gene encoding uncharacterized protein LOC119448152: protein MAYYTSYIRTPSGVLKMFQILVGLVIVISLMKYNYDKQEMAYTFRLDTVLMAMTAFTFLLVSAVLLLCALLDGPMHGFSVTYRLLNVFAVFCYLLSTTGYLASEFRYGVDWHFGLSTGLLCIGNTVAYGGNTFLAYKTLLE from the coding sequence ATGGCGTACTACACGAGCTACATCCGGACGCCCTCGGGTGTGCTCAAGATGTTCCAGATCCTGGTAGGCCTTGTGATCGTCATCAGCCTGATGAAGTACAACTACGATAAGCAGGAGATGGCCTACACTTTCCGCCTGGACACGGTGCTCATGGCGATGACCGCCTTCACTTTCCTCCTCGTCTCGGCGGTGCTCCTCCTGTGCGCACTGCTGGACGGCCCCATGCACGGCTTCAGCGTCACCTACCGACTGCTGAACGTGTTCGCAGTGTTCTGCTACCTCCTCTCCACCACGGGCTACCTGGCATCCGAGTTCCGCTACGGTGTCGACTGGCACTTCGGCCTCTCCACGGGACTGCTCTGCATTGGCAACACGGTCGCGTACGGAGGCAACACCTTCCTCGCCTACAAGACGCTGCTCGAGTGA